The Benincasa hispida cultivar B227 chromosome 11, ASM972705v1, whole genome shotgun sequence genome has a segment encoding these proteins:
- the LOC120091436 gene encoding AT-rich interactive domain-containing protein 4B isoform X1, with amino-acid sequence MNSFANTANFDNLLLQTLMERLHIRPSNNNHNNPLLSQSLEELLFDAANLSDDDNDENKTQLAKEESKLEKEIIRVILAGNTDSLKPNSGQAVTIGEHHICVAFHEEKDSDFRVWEWHGHVMLFDEEDGYSPEYIYGNYFERLRGKVNRELNKRKEEEEEEDEEEEEDDEKEEKVGKLGLRELIDGGDSTAARILHRNVSASSQRIWLMK; translated from the exons ATGAATTCCTTCGCCAACACCGCTAATTTCGACAACCTTTTGCTTCAAACTCTCATGGAGAGGCTCCATATTCGGCCCTCAAACAACAACCACAACAATCCCCTTCTCTCCCAATCCCTCGAAGAACTTCTCTTCGATGCTGCCAATCTCTCCGACGATGACAACGATGAAAACAAAACCCAGCTCGCTAAAGAGGAATCGAAGCTCGAGAAAGAGATTATTCGCGTCATTCTCGCCGGAAATACCGATTCTCTAAAACCCAATTCCGGCCAGGCCGTCACCATCGGCGAGCACCACATATGCGTGGCGTTTCACGAGGAGAAGGATTCAGATTTTCGAGTTTGGGAATGGCACGGCCATGTCATGTTgtttgatgaagaagatggataCTCGCCGGAGTATATATATGGGAATTACTTTGAGAGGCTTCGGGGGAAGGTCAACCGTGAGTTGAATAAAcggaaggaggaagaagaggaggaggacgaggaggaagaagaagatgatgaaaaagagGAGAAGGTGGGCAAATTGGGTCTTCGGGAGCTGATTGATGGCGGTGATTCGACTGCCGCTCGGATTCTTCATCGTAATGTCAGCGCCAGTTCTCAAAG GATATGGCTGATGAAGTAG
- the LOC120091436 gene encoding AT-rich interactive domain-containing protein 4B isoform X2, whose product MNSFANTANFDNLLLQTLMERLHIRPSNNNHNNPLLSQSLEELLFDAANLSDDDNDENKTQLAKEESKLEKEIIRVILAGNTDSLKPNSGQAVTIGEHHICVAFHEEKDSDFRVWEWHGHVMLFDEEDGYSPEYIYGNYFERLRGKVNRELNKRKEEEEEEDEEEEEDDEKEEKVGKLGLRELIDGGDSTAARILHRNVSASSQRF is encoded by the exons ATGAATTCCTTCGCCAACACCGCTAATTTCGACAACCTTTTGCTTCAAACTCTCATGGAGAGGCTCCATATTCGGCCCTCAAACAACAACCACAACAATCCCCTTCTCTCCCAATCCCTCGAAGAACTTCTCTTCGATGCTGCCAATCTCTCCGACGATGACAACGATGAAAACAAAACCCAGCTCGCTAAAGAGGAATCGAAGCTCGAGAAAGAGATTATTCGCGTCATTCTCGCCGGAAATACCGATTCTCTAAAACCCAATTCCGGCCAGGCCGTCACCATCGGCGAGCACCACATATGCGTGGCGTTTCACGAGGAGAAGGATTCAGATTTTCGAGTTTGGGAATGGCACGGCCATGTCATGTTgtttgatgaagaagatggataCTCGCCGGAGTATATATATGGGAATTACTTTGAGAGGCTTCGGGGGAAGGTCAACCGTGAGTTGAATAAAcggaaggaggaagaagaggaggaggacgaggaggaagaagaagatgatgaaaaagagGAGAAGGTGGGCAAATTGGGTCTTCGGGAGCTGATTGATGGCGGTGATTCGACTGCCGCTCGGATTCTTCATCGTAATGTCAGCGCCAGTTCTCAAAG GTTTTAG
- the LOC120090089 gene encoding probable histone H2B.3, with protein sequence MAPTKAEKKPAEKKPAEKAPSSAEKKPKAEKKIAKDGGDKKKKKIKKSTETYKIYIFKVLKQVHPDIGISSKAMGIMNSFINDIFEKLAQEASKLARYNKKPTITSREIQTAVRLVLPGELAKHAVSEGTKAVTKFTSS encoded by the coding sequence ATGGCGCCAACGAAAGCCGAAAAGAAGCCCGCTGAGAAGAAGCCAGCCGAGAAAGCCCCTTCCTCGGCGGAGAAGAAGCCAAAGGCCGAGAAGAAGATCGCCAAAGACGGTGgcgacaagaagaagaagaagatcaagaagaGCACCGAGACTTACAAGATCTATATCTTCAAGGTTTTGAAGCAGGTTCATCCTGACATTGGAATCTCCAGCAAGGCAATGGGGATTATGAACAGTTTCATTAACGATATTTTTGAGAAACTTGCTCAAGAGGCTTCGAAATTGGCGAGATATAACAAGAAACCTACTATCACCTCACGGGAGATCCAGACCGCTGTTCGATTGGTGTTGCCTGGTGAATTAGCGAAGCACGCCGTATCTGAAGGAACTAAGGCGGTAACCAAATTTACAAGCTCTTAA